The Stenotrophomonas maltophilia genome includes a region encoding these proteins:
- a CDS encoding inorganic diphosphatase yields the protein MKTVHRLVPMAAIGGALLLLATAVAAADGVLHPFLVAQPKQAPQEVNLAVEIPAGSVTKYEIKEDGLVHVDRFQSMPVAYPANYGSMPRTLAGDNDPLDALVLTREPLHPGVIVRFRPIGYLKMVDGGEHDEKIIGVPTDKVDPTYANIRDLADLPEIERQRIEAFFRVYKDLPAGRNPVQLNGWGNAAEARTLISEAMKRFEK from the coding sequence ATGAAAACCGTACACCGTCTTGTCCCCATGGCTGCCATCGGCGGGGCCCTGCTCCTGCTCGCGACCGCGGTGGCCGCCGCCGATGGCGTGCTGCACCCGTTCCTGGTGGCGCAGCCGAAGCAGGCGCCGCAGGAAGTGAACCTGGCGGTGGAGATTCCGGCCGGCAGCGTCACCAAGTACGAGATCAAGGAGGACGGCCTGGTGCATGTGGATCGCTTCCAGTCGATGCCGGTCGCCTATCCGGCCAACTACGGTTCGATGCCGCGCACGTTGGCTGGCGACAACGATCCGCTGGACGCGCTGGTGCTGACCCGTGAACCCCTGCATCCGGGGGTGATCGTGCGCTTCCGGCCGATCGGCTACTTGAAGATGGTCGACGGCGGCGAGCACGACGAGAAGATCATCGGCGTGCCGACCGACAAGGTTGACCCGACCTACGCCAACATCCGCGACCTGGCCGATCTGCCGGAGATCGAACGACAGCGCATCGAAGCGTTCTTCCGGGTCTACAAGGACCTGCCGGCCGGGCGCAACCCGGTGCAGCTCAACGGTTGGGGCAACGCTGCCGAGGCGCGGACGCTGATCAGCGAAGCGATGAAGCGCTTCGAAAAATAG
- a CDS encoding cryptochrome/photolyase family protein, whose amino-acid sequence MSVALVWFRRDLRLQDNPALQAALDAGHDVVPVYIHAPHEEGEWAPGAASDAWRHRSLAALDADLRTRGSSLVLRSGDSLPALQLLIAQTGAEAVYWNRKYEPATQPRDATIKRMLREQGIDAQSCNGSLLFEPWDIATQQGQPYKVFTPYWRNVLSHWRLPALQAAPEALAPHAADSLALDDLQLAPTLDWDTGFWEHWQPGEAGALEALSVFEDGALRGYREQRDLPDRVGTSRLSPHLHFGEIAPWRIAHALEGLRSAGTDADIDGYLRQLGWRDFAYHLLHHFPKTPTDNLNPRFDRFPWATPSDAQLHDWQRGNTGVPIVDAGLRELWHTGYMHNRVRMIVASYLCKHLRAHWLHGARWFWDTLVDADLANNTMGWQWVAGTGADAAPYFRVFNPVTQAEKFDPQARYISRWVPELAALPVKARFAPWQHPLLLAAHAPGYPPTPLVDLAAGRDAALAAYRQSGGGVQGDLGDLVS is encoded by the coding sequence GTGTCGGTAGCGTTGGTATGGTTCCGCCGTGATCTGCGGCTGCAGGACAATCCGGCCCTGCAGGCCGCGCTGGATGCCGGTCACGACGTGGTGCCGGTCTACATCCATGCGCCGCACGAAGAAGGTGAGTGGGCGCCGGGTGCCGCCTCCGATGCGTGGCGCCACCGTTCACTGGCCGCGCTGGATGCGGACCTGCGCACGCGCGGTTCCTCGCTGGTGCTGCGCAGTGGTGACAGCCTGCCGGCCCTGCAGTTGCTGATCGCGCAGACCGGCGCCGAGGCGGTGTACTGGAACCGCAAGTACGAACCGGCCACCCAGCCACGCGACGCCACCATCAAGCGCATGCTGCGCGAGCAGGGCATCGATGCGCAGAGCTGCAATGGCAGCCTGTTGTTCGAGCCTTGGGACATCGCCACCCAGCAGGGCCAGCCGTACAAGGTATTCACCCCGTACTGGCGCAATGTACTCAGTCATTGGCGCCTGCCGGCACTGCAGGCCGCACCGGAAGCACTGGCGCCGCACGCGGCCGACAGCCTGGCATTGGATGATCTCCAGCTGGCGCCGACGCTGGACTGGGATACCGGCTTCTGGGAGCACTGGCAGCCGGGTGAAGCCGGTGCGCTGGAAGCACTGTCCGTCTTTGAAGACGGTGCCCTGCGCGGGTATCGCGAGCAGCGTGACCTGCCGGACCGTGTCGGGACCTCGCGGCTGTCGCCGCACCTGCATTTCGGCGAAATCGCACCCTGGCGGATTGCCCATGCGCTGGAAGGGCTGCGTAGTGCTGGCACCGACGCCGACATCGACGGCTACCTGCGCCAGCTGGGCTGGCGTGACTTCGCCTACCACCTGCTGCATCACTTCCCGAAGACGCCCACCGACAACCTCAACCCGCGTTTCGATCGCTTCCCATGGGCAACGCCCAGTGACGCGCAGCTGCACGACTGGCAGCGCGGCAACACCGGCGTGCCGATCGTCGATGCCGGCCTTCGCGAGCTGTGGCACACCGGCTACATGCACAACCGGGTGCGGATGATCGTGGCCAGTTACCTGTGCAAGCACCTGCGCGCGCACTGGCTGCATGGCGCACGCTGGTTCTGGGACACCCTGGTCGATGCCGACCTGGCCAACAACACCATGGGCTGGCAGTGGGTGGCCGGGACCGGTGCCGACGCGGCACCGTACTTCCGTGTGTTCAACCCCGTGACCCAGGCCGAGAAGTTCGATCCGCAGGCACGGTACATCAGCCGCTGGGTGCCCGAACTGGCCGCGCTGCCGGTGAAGGCCCGGTTTGCGCCCTGGCAGCATCCGCTGCTGCTGGCGGCACATGCCCCGGGCTATCCGCCTACGCCGCTGGTGGACCTGGCTGCGGGCCGCGACGCCGCATTGGCGGCGTACCGCCAGTCGGGGGGCGGGGTACAGGGCGACCTGGGCGATCTGGTCAGTTAG
- a CDS encoding purple acid phosphatase family protein, with product MHTLALGLLLAVPSLCFAAAEANIQVPAGSRHYAATTVPDRIVASPAVDPGHGFAVAWRTDGSVQAPLLEIALAGDSPAIEGIRQVRATTRALQTENGLSHHHRADVSGLRPDTLYVYRVQGNGSWSAWNQLRTLAAPDQPLTLLYFGDTQNKNVSHVSRVVRAAQKAAPEARLSLFAGDLVSGGDGADDSEWDEWFAAAGWLAQETLVAPAIGNHEYVEEFEGTPQERRVLGRHWPVTFALPGNGASAAQQTSYWFDAQGVRVAVVDGTSALDLGTAKEQAQWLDKVLTGNPQPWTLVLLHQPFYSPREGRENAALRDVLLPVVRRHNVDLVLQGHDHTYGRRGEGQAATPQYVVTVAGPKQYRLSDEARRTMDPVAEDTQLFQVLHIDPQHLRYEARTVTGRLYDAFELRRDTKGGKQRTELTEGRITPRDCPRAQTAKGRADRCWE from the coding sequence ATGCATACGTTGGCGCTGGGCCTGCTGCTGGCGGTGCCGTCGTTGTGCTTCGCGGCGGCTGAAGCGAACATCCAGGTGCCGGCAGGCAGCCGCCACTACGCAGCGACGACGGTGCCGGACCGCATTGTCGCTTCGCCGGCAGTCGATCCCGGCCATGGGTTCGCCGTGGCCTGGCGCACCGACGGCAGCGTGCAGGCGCCGCTGCTGGAGATTGCCCTTGCCGGTGATTCACCGGCCATCGAGGGCATCCGCCAGGTGCGCGCCACGACCCGCGCGCTGCAGACCGAGAACGGGCTGTCGCACCACCACCGCGCTGATGTCAGCGGCCTGCGGCCCGATACCCTGTACGTCTACCGCGTGCAGGGCAACGGCAGCTGGAGCGCCTGGAACCAGCTGCGCACGCTGGCTGCGCCCGACCAGCCGCTGACCCTGCTGTACTTTGGAGATACCCAGAACAAGAACGTGAGCCATGTCAGCCGCGTGGTGCGCGCCGCGCAGAAGGCCGCACCCGAGGCGCGCCTGAGCCTGTTCGCTGGCGATCTGGTCAGTGGGGGCGATGGTGCCGATGACAGCGAGTGGGACGAATGGTTTGCCGCCGCCGGTTGGCTGGCGCAGGAAACCCTGGTCGCGCCGGCGATCGGCAACCACGAGTATGTCGAGGAGTTCGAGGGCACTCCGCAGGAACGCCGCGTGCTGGGCAGGCACTGGCCGGTGACGTTCGCGCTGCCGGGCAATGGGGCATCCGCCGCACAGCAGACCAGCTACTGGTTCGATGCGCAGGGCGTGCGCGTCGCCGTGGTCGATGGCACGTCGGCACTCGACCTTGGCACGGCCAAGGAGCAGGCGCAGTGGCTGGACAAGGTACTGACCGGCAATCCGCAGCCGTGGACACTCGTGCTGCTGCACCAGCCGTTCTATTCGCCGCGCGAAGGGCGCGAGAACGCCGCATTGCGTGACGTGCTGCTGCCGGTGGTTCGTCGCCACAACGTCGATCTGGTGCTGCAGGGCCACGATCACACCTATGGCCGCCGTGGTGAAGGACAGGCTGCGACGCCGCAGTATGTGGTGACCGTGGCGGGGCCGAAGCAGTACCGTCTCTCCGACGAGGCACGTAGGACGATGGATCCGGTGGCCGAGGACACCCAGCTGTTCCAGGTGTTGCACATCGATCCGCAGCACCTGCGCTATGAAGCCCGCACGGTGACCGGGCGACTCTACGATGCCTTCGAGCTGCGTCGCGACACCAAGGGCGGCAAGCAGCGCACGGAGCTGACCGAAGGCCGCATCACGCCGCGTGACTGCCCGCGCGCGCAGACTGCCAAGGGCCGCGCCGATCGCTGCTGGGAATGA
- a CDS encoding LysR family transcriptional regulator, with product MSHDLNETLIFVKVVEQGSFIAAAKSLGLPKTTVSRKVQELETRLGARLLHRTTRRLGLTEAGSIYHEHCQRIARELEEAESAVSQLQSGPRGWLRFTVPYSIGITWIAPLLGQFHAQYPEIRLDMHMGNEKLDLIAGEADLALRVGALPDSNLVARKLGSLRTQVFASPAYIERYGEPLHPEELQFHRILAMRKPYHTGNSPRFTWQLGENGGELRDFPVTPLMTANDMSALNGALVCGEGLLLTGDVMAKPFVESGMVRRVLAGWTGPEVDFNAVFAGGRLVSPKVRAFVDFLVEKLNFDANYMLAQCPGAKLAQQQKEKEDAALESSGKRILEKVAASAA from the coding sequence ATGTCCCACGATCTCAACGAGACGCTGATCTTCGTCAAAGTGGTCGAGCAAGGCAGCTTCATTGCCGCTGCCAAATCGCTCGGCCTGCCCAAGACCACGGTCAGCCGCAAAGTGCAGGAGCTGGAAACGCGCCTGGGCGCGCGCCTGCTGCACCGGACCACGCGCCGCCTCGGCCTGACCGAAGCCGGTTCGATCTACCACGAACATTGCCAGCGCATCGCGCGCGAACTGGAAGAGGCCGAGAGCGCGGTGAGCCAGCTGCAGTCCGGCCCGCGCGGCTGGCTGCGCTTCACCGTGCCCTATTCGATCGGCATCACCTGGATCGCCCCGCTGCTGGGCCAGTTCCATGCGCAGTATCCGGAGATCCGCCTGGACATGCACATGGGCAACGAGAAGCTGGACCTGATTGCAGGTGAAGCGGACCTTGCGCTGCGCGTGGGGGCCCTGCCCGATTCCAATCTGGTCGCACGCAAGCTCGGCAGCCTGCGCACGCAGGTGTTCGCCAGCCCGGCCTACATCGAGCGCTATGGCGAGCCGCTGCATCCGGAGGAGCTGCAGTTCCATCGCATCCTGGCGATGCGCAAGCCGTACCACACCGGCAATTCGCCGCGCTTCACCTGGCAGCTGGGCGAGAACGGCGGCGAGCTGCGTGACTTCCCGGTCACCCCGCTGATGACCGCCAACGACATGTCTGCGTTGAATGGTGCATTGGTCTGTGGCGAAGGCCTGCTGCTGACCGGCGACGTGATGGCCAAGCCGTTCGTTGAATCGGGCATGGTGCGCCGCGTGCTGGCCGGCTGGACCGGCCCGGAAGTGGACTTCAACGCCGTGTTCGCCGGCGGCCGCCTGGTCTCGCCAAAGGTGCGTGCGTTCGTCGACTTCCTGGTCGAAAAGCTCAACTTCGACGCCAATTACATGCTGGCGCAGTGCCCGGGTGCGAAGCTGGCGCAGCAGCAGAAGGAAAAGGAAGACGCCGCACTGGAAAGCAGCGGCAAGCGGATCCTGGAGAAGGTGGCCGCTTCGGCGGCGTAG
- a CDS encoding OmpA family lipoprotein: MIRNTIRNVALALMSAAVLSACATGGSYVQSDQYGNPTEQQNRTGRNALIGTAIGVAAGLLTGDSATERRQHALIGAGIGALSGAAVGQYQDRQERALRERTANTGIDVQRQGDNIMLNLPDGITFDFGKSTLKPQFYGALNGVAGTLRDYNQTMIEVVGHTDSIGSDAVNNRLSKERADSVAQYLIGQGVQSVRIETLGAGKSYPIADNSTDAGRAKNRRVEIRVIPLKQ, from the coding sequence ATGATCCGCAACACCATCCGCAACGTCGCACTGGCCCTGATGAGCGCGGCCGTCCTGTCGGCCTGCGCCACCGGCGGCTCCTACGTACAGAGTGACCAGTACGGCAACCCCACCGAGCAGCAGAACCGTACTGGCCGTAACGCCCTGATCGGTACCGCCATCGGCGTGGCAGCCGGCCTGCTGACCGGCGACAGCGCCACCGAGCGCCGCCAGCATGCCCTGATCGGCGCCGGTATCGGTGCGCTCAGCGGCGCCGCCGTCGGCCAGTACCAGGATCGCCAGGAACGCGCACTGCGCGAGCGCACTGCCAACACCGGCATCGATGTGCAGCGCCAGGGCGACAACATCATGCTGAACCTGCCGGACGGCATCACTTTCGACTTCGGCAAGTCGACCCTGAAGCCGCAGTTCTACGGCGCGCTCAATGGCGTGGCAGGCACCCTGCGTGACTACAACCAGACCATGATCGAAGTGGTCGGCCACACCGACAGCATCGGCAGCGATGCGGTCAACAACCGCCTGTCGAAGGAACGTGCCGACTCGGTCGCGCAGTACCTGATCGGCCAGGGCGTGCAGAGCGTGCGCATCGAAACGCTGGGCGCCGGCAAGTCGTACCCGATTGCCGACAACAGCACCGACGCCGGCCGCGCCAAGAACCGCCGCGTCGAGATCCGGGTGATTCCGCTCAAGCAATAA